A stretch of DNA from Cerasicoccus sp. TK19100:
CAACAGCTCCGGCTGGGCGTTACCCACGATGATGCCCCGCACGCCGCGCTTGAGGAACATCGCGTTGTCGTTGCCGGTGTCTCCCGCGACAAGGCATTGGCTGCGGGTGATGCCCAGATGCTTCAGCAGCCACGAAAGCGCATTGCCCTTGTTGGCAAACTTTGGTAACACGTCCAAATCACGACCGCTGGAGTAAACAATGTTCACCTCCAGCCCGCAGTCGCGCAAGGCGTCTTCCAGGCAATCGAGTTGCTCCTGCTCGCAGCCCGCATACCAGCTGCTCTTGACCGGGCTCTGAAAATGGTCCGGCTGCTTGATCGCCTCCGGTATTTTTTCATGCACGATAAGCTCGACTTGCTTTAAGTCCCAGCCTTCTTCGAGCACCGTGGAGAACTCCTTGATCAGTTCCTTGGCCTGGTAATCATAGATATCCACGCCGACACCGCAGATGCAGTAATCGGGCTCCGGCAGGTGCTTCTTTTTAATGAGGCGCAGGACGTCATCGACCATGCGCCCGGTGTTGTAAACGAGCAGCGGTCGGCCCTCCTTGGGCAGCTTGCGCCAAGTACGTGTGAACGAAGCGGCGGAATCTGCTTTACCCAGCAGAGTGCCGTCGATGTCCGAACTGAAAACGCGAATAGTAGCGGGTGACTCTTTAGCAGTCTTCTTTGGTGGCATAGATGCAAACTTTCTAAAAAAGCTAACCCGCAGGTGTCACTTCCAAACGTGGCGTGCTGCGACCCTCGACCACCTTGAGCAGTTGCTGCGCAATACCCGTCCAGGTGAACAGACTTCGCACCTTGTGCGCGCCACCGTATGCAAGTCGATTGTGAATCGCCGGATGTCGCAGCGCCTTGAGGATCGTGTAGCCGAAGTCCTCCGCATCGAAGCTGTCGGCATACAGCGCATCAACGCCGTAAGTGAGCGTGCGGAAGAGCCCACCATGCGTCGTCACCACCGTGGGCGTACCGCAGGCCATCGCTTCAATCGCCGTCATCCCAAATGGCTCGTAGCGACTGGGCAGGCAGAAGATATCCGCCGCGCGATAGAAGTCCGGCATGTCCGGATCGTCCAGCGAACCGGAAAGGATCACGCGGTCCTGTATGCCGTGCGCCTCGATCTTTTCCATGAGTTCCTTGAGCATCGGGTCCTCGGTCGTCTGGTCGTTTTCTGAACCGACGGCCAGACGCAGGATCGCCTTGTCGTGCTTGCGCGCCACGACGGCAAAGGCGTCCACCAGCAGGTCCATGCCCTTGTTACGCGCCAGTCGGCCAATGCAGGAGATGACTTTCGCGTCTGGCGCATAGCCCATGGATTCGCGGATAGACTCGCGAGACGCTTTGCTGATCTGGAAGAAACGGTTGTCATCGTAGCCGGGTGGGATCATCACCAGCTTATCACCGTCAATTCCGTAGTCGTCCTTAAACATATCGAGCTGAATCGGCGATGTCGCCACCACCATGTCACACTCACGGTAGAGCGTGTTCTCATGGTGAATGCGGCGCGAGAAATTGTATGTCTCTTCGAGGCGTTGCTCGTCATCGGGGAAGTCTCCGCGCATCAGCTTTTGCTTCCAGCTACCGATTGAGTGCGGCGTATGGATGTGGGGAATGTCGAGCTCCTCCGCCATGTGCTGGCCAGCCAAACCAGCGTCCCAGTAATGCGAGTTAATGAATGCGTATTTAAACTTTTTCTTACCAATATACCGCAAAGCATTCTCGGTCCACTCCGGGAGCTTTTTGTAAAGATACTCCTTGGGAATAAATTCCTTGCCGCCGCACTTCATGCGAATGATCTGCACGTGGTCGTCGACCTTTTCCGTTTCCGGTTGGTCCTCAAAACGCCGAGTCCAGATGTCGACCGCGTAACCCAGCTGTGCCAGCTTTTTCGCCAGCTCCAGCACATAGACCACTTGTCCTCCCGTGTCCGGCAACCCCAGGGGCGGCTCGGCGGCTACGTATCCGTGAGTGGATACCAGTGCGATGCGCTCGCGCTTGCGCGCGCGTCGACTGCGTTTGGCTTCGGGTGGTTTAAGGTAGATATCTTCCATAAACAGCCCATAGACTATCCTAACTTTCAAGCCCTTGCAAACTTTCGGCGAATAAAACATTCGCATTAACCATCACCCGACACTTTTCGTGATTAATTTTATTAATCATAACTAATCCTGTAAACGCTCTATGATTCTCGACTTCGCCAACCTCACCAAAGGACAAGCCTACCAGGTAATGACCCATTGCATCATCCCGCGTCCCGTCGCGTGGATCCTCACGGAAAACGAAAACGGTTCGCACAACCTGGCCCCGTATTCCTATTTTCAGGCCATCGGCAGTGAACCGCCAACGGTCATGGTTTCGATGGGGTTCAAGCCAGGCGGCGTCAAGAAAGACACCCTCATCAACATTGAGCGCAACCAACATTACGTGATCCACATTGCCAACTGCGAACTCGCCGACGCGGTTAATCTCTCCGCCAAACCAATCACCTACAACGAGAGTGAAGTCGAGCTCTGCGGACTACAAACCGAAGCCGTTGACGGCTGGCCGTTGCCACGCATCCAGCAAGCGCCAGTCGCGTTTCATTGCCGCTTAATTCAGGTGGATTTAATTTCCGGCATGAGCGTCGTGTATGGCGAAATCCTACATGCCTGGATCGATGACAACATCCTCGCCCCGGCACCCATACCCAACGTGCCTGAGTTGCCACAAGCCGACAAACTAAACCCCCTCGCCCGCCTCGGCTACATGAGCTACGCCAGCCTTGGTGAGATTTTCGAGCGCGAGCGGCCGAAGTAGTTTTCAATCAATAAATCTTGGCACCAAGGGTCGAGCAACTTTGAATCCATAACATGTTTTCCCGCCTAACCCCCACCCTCGCCTTACTCGTTGCCACCGCCGCACACGCCACCAACCCGGTGCAAATCACCGTGCACGACCAAGCTCAGCACACGCTGGACCCGCGTGTGTTCGGCCAGTTTCTGGAGCGCCCCAGCTGGGGCGAGCACGGCCCGGAAGAAGCCACTGATGCTCAGGGCAACCTGCCGCCCAAGATCGTGGGCATGCTCGCCGAGATGGACATCCCGATCGTTCGCTGGCCCGGCGGCACCGACAACGACTACACCAACTGGAGCGACATGGTGAGCAACGCCCCCGGCCGCAGCCCCGAGCGCCCGGACACCGTTGGCCATACCGGCGAAGCCGTCACCAACCGGATGGGCTATGACGAGTATGCCGAGCTCGCGCGCGAGCTTCATTGGCAGACGATCATTCCCGTCAATCTGCTCGATGGCGTGCTCTTGCGCAAACCGCTGGACGAGGCCGCGCTGCACGCCGCCGGCCTGGTCGCCTACTGCAATGCGCCCGTCGGCGCGAAGCTGCCCGCGGGCATGCCCGACTGGCCCGCCGTTCGCGCCAAGAACGGACACCCCGAGCCCTACGATTTCCAATACGTGCAGCTCGGTAACGAGACCTGGATCGGCAAGTGGAAAAAGCTTTTTAAGGATCAATTTGACGAAGGCGATGTCGACGCCCAAACCGCGCGCTATCTGGAAACCGTGAAGGCCTACATCCAGGCGATCAAGACAGTCGACCCCGACATCCAAATCATTATGGATCTCAATTTCCCCGGCGACAACCGCACGGTATTTTCCGACCCTTACGTAAAGGCGAATGTCGATTTCGTCGCGCACCACATCTATGCGCCGATGAGGGTGGACAATAAAAATTTCGGCCACTGGATGAAAGGTAAGGAGCCCGTCGGCATGACCTCCGACGAGTGGGAATACGCCTTCAACGCCATGCCCGGTGCCTTCGATGAGCAGGGCCAATGCATCGCCTTTGGCGACCGGCTGGACCTCGCCCGTGAGCTGGGCTACGAGGTCGCCATCACCGAATGGAACTGGAACGGCTGGGGCTTTGGCTCGATCAAAGACCAGATCGACTTCAATCACCAGCACGCTGCGGCGGTCGGCGTTGGTGGCTACTTGAACGGCATGATTCGGCAAGGCGACATCATTAAAATCGCCAACCAATCCATGCTCGTCGGCCACGGTTGGGGTATTGCTGCGATCCAATACAACAAGTCCGACATTGAGCCGATCTACTACAATGCCCAGGGTGCGGTGACCACGCTTTATAATAAAAACCATGGCGACCAGGTATTGTCTATCGACATTGAAAATGCGCCCATTCGCGAGCAACCTTATATGATGGGCGTGAACACTGCGCCGGGGAATGTTGCCACGGTGGACGCGGTCGCCACCCGCAGCGCGCACGTGCTTTACCTGCACCTCGTCAACCGCGACCCGTCAGAAGAAATTGAGCTGAGCATTGATTTGTCCGCATTCCAATTGCCAAGCACCGAAGCCACACTACTGACGCTGATAGGTGTACCTGAAAAAGACGTCGAAACCGAGGGCGCGTGGATAAAAACCATTGAAACCAAGGTTGAGGTCGACGACGATCAGCTCACTTTGACGCTGCCGCCGAGTACGGTGGCCAACGTCAAACTGCCAATCGGCCCATAGCATTGCCATGTCATCCCCCACCCAACGACCGAACGTCATCCTGATCACCACGGACCAGCAGCGCTGGGACGCCCTCGCGCTAAACCGCCCGACCACGGAGCTGCGCACCCCGCGTCTGGACGAGCTGGCCGCTGGCGGGCTCAACTGCACGCGCGCCTACACCACGTGCCCGGTCTGCATCCCCGCACGCCGCAGCCTGCTCTCCGGCTTGCACCCGCAGACGCACGGGCTCTATGGTTACGAAGACGGTTTGGAGTGGGAGGCACCGGTCTCCACGCCCGGTCTACTCGGACAAGCCGGTTACCAAACGCAGCTCATTGGCAAGCTCCACCTTTACCCACAGCGCAAACGCTACGGCTACGATCACATGATCCGCACCGAGAGCCCGAACGATCGCTGGGACACCGAAGTGCAGGCAGTCAACGACTGGGCACGCGCCCTCAAGCGCGAAGGCATCACACAACACGTGAACAACATCGGCATCGATGGTAACGGCCGCAACGCCCGCCCATGGGACATGGAGGAGCGCTACCACCACACGAGCTGGCTAACGGATCAGGCGGTGGACTTCATTACCGAGCTTCGCGACCCAAGCAGCCCGTTCTTTTTGCACCTGAGCTACTGGGCACCGCATCCGCCACTGATTCCACCGCAGGCGTATTGGGACATGTATGCGAATCATAATACCGTGCCCGTGCTTGGTGACTGGGCACCCGATCTGCCCTGGCGTCCCGGCACATCGAACACCGGTGCCGTCGGCCCCTTCCGCGAAGACGAAATGCATGAGGCGATTCGCGGCTACTACGGTCTCGTCACCCACATCGATCACCGCATCGACTACTTCCTCTCCCGCGCCTTTGGCTACGGCTCACCCCGCGCCAATGAACCGACGCTGATCATCTTCACGTCCGACCACGGCGAGATGCTTGGTGACCACCACCTGTGGCGCAAGTCGCTGCCCTACGAGGCCTCGGCCCGCGTGCCGTTTTTCTTTGCCTGGCGCAACATGGACCTGAAGCAAGGCTCGTTCGACGGACTCGTCAGCCTGGAAGACGTCGCTGCCACGGTGTTTGATCTCTGCGGCGTCGAGCTACCCGAACAATACGGCAACGAGCTCGACAGCCGCTCTCTCGCGCCCGCGCTGCGCGGAGAAACCTGCCACACGCGCGACCGTCTCTTTGGCGAGTGCACCGGCGTCGGCACGCACAATTACCTCGTCGAAGGTCCGTGGAAATACATCTGGTTTGCCAAGACGAACGAGGAGCAACTCTTTAACGTCCTCGAAGATCCGGACGAGCTCCACGACTGCTCCGGCACCCATGCGGATTTACTGCCGCAGTTCCGCACGCACATGGCCGAATATCTCAAGGATCGCGCGGACCGCACCTACGACCAGTCCGCCCTCAAGCCCTGCGAGAACCAGCCGCCACGCGTGTTCTGGGAAGGCCGCTCGTAGCCGCATAACAAGTTAAATTTCCCTCGCATCGGGGCAGCCTAAAGTGATATTCAAGGGAGTGATGAAATTACTCCCCCGCCTCCTTACCGGTGCCTGCGTTGCCCTGGCCGGCGTGCTCCACGCCGACGCCATCGCTTACCGTGACAGCGTGCCAGTCGCCAACGATGACGACCGCGCCGTGCTCGATGCATTCGTCGGCCACGCCGTTAGCGCCGCCACGCCCAACGAAGACAAGATCGATAAGGTCTTTAAAGAAGATGGCGTGGAGATGCTTGCCTGGATTGACTTTAAAAACCTCAACCTGCTCAACACCGCCTACGAGCTGACTGGCGACACACAATACCTGGACTTGTTCAAGCAAGGCATGCAGCACTACCTGGACCGGGTCACGGTGTTTACCGATGGCTACCGCGGCTGGTCCGGCGTCACCATTCCACCCCGAAAGCCGAAGGACAACCCCGACAAACAGGTGGAGGAAATACAGTCTACTTTTCGCGGTATCTACGTGTTGGCGCGCTGGGTCGCACTCGCCAAGAGTGCCCCCGACTACGCCGCCGCCAACGAAGCCACGATCAAGGAATACCTCGACCTGTGCGAGAACAACCTGTTCCCAAAATGGGACGCACGCGGCTACTGGACCATGCTCACGCATGCGGGCGGTGTTTACCACGGATTGGATTATCCCGACAGCCGGGGCGTATCCCTGTCGTTCGAGAAATTGTCCATCATGGTCGAGGGCCTGCTTGCGCTACATGACGCCTCCGGCAAACCCCTTTACCTGAAGCGCGCGCTGCAAATCGGTGCCTGGTATAAGTCGAACCTCATCCCGAAAGACGGCCACTACGAATGGATGAGTTGGGTGCCCGCCGGGCCGTGGGACATCAACCCCGACAACCCCGAGAAGTGGAAAGTCGGCTGGATGGCACCCGACCCAAACGCAGGCTGGTATATCACCGCGCAGTCCATCGCGCTCAACCTCTACCAGCGCGGCCTTTTGTTTGACGACGCCGACATCGACATGTTCGTCAAGACCGCCACCACCATGTGCTGGAACGGCGACATGGAGAACCCGGAGTTTCGCAATGTCGCCGGGGAGACCAGCAAGTGGATCAAAGGCGAATTTTTCTCCGATCAACTCGCACCCTACGACCAAAAGATGTCAACGTTTGGCTTTGAAGGTTACCGGGCAAAGCAAGCGCTCGCCGACAAGGACAGCAGTTGGAAAGGCGGCATTCAGCGCAATGACTACATCGAGGCGAAGTTTCTTATGAGGCCTCAGATCGATGCCGGCACGAAACAGCCGCTGGCCAATGTCGGCGAAACGTTCCTGGCCGACGACGCCAACCGCGCTTTTTACGAGCGCTTGAAAACGTTTGCTGTGCCAACGAACGCTGCCCCGCCGACCAGCCCAGGCATGATGTTCGCCGATCCCGCACTGGCGGCCAAGGCCTACAACGAGTAATATTGCATCAATGATGCTACATTAAAAGCGGTTGACCTTCCAAGTGTTAGGAGAACGATAGTCGCATACCCTAAAACAGAAAATGGCCCAAAACGGAACTCCACCCCAAAAGGCACGGAAGAAAGGCGCTAGTCGGCAAACCTCATTGCGCGATATTGCGCAGGACTTGGGCGTGTCCCTGTCTCTTGTATCCAAGGTGCTCAGCGGACGCCTCGGCACCACCAAAGTACGCGAGGAAGTCAAAGCGTCCATCCTCCGCCGCGCCGAAGAGCTAAACTACCGGCCCAACTCGCTTGCCTCTGCGTTGCAAAGTGGGCGCACCGGCACGATCGGCCTGATCGTCCACCCGAGCGGCGTGCGCGGCAGTGGCCTCTTCGAGGAATTTCTGCGCGGACTCACCGCCGTGTTGGAGCAGCAAAATCTCCGCCTGTGGCTGCGCTACTTCGAGGACAACGGTGCCTTCTATCCGCAATGGCATAAATACAGCGCGCGCGAGGTGGATGGGCTCATCGTCGCCGGCATTCACCACTACGAAATGGACGAGTGCCTCATCAAGCTCGTCGAGGAGAAGCTGCCCGTGGTGACTGCGTTTGCGCTCGATACCGTGAAGGGCATCCCGAACGTCAACCCCAACCCCGACGACAGTTCCTACCTGGCCACCAAGCACCTGATCGAAAACGGCTGCAAACGCATCGCCTACATTGATAATTTCGAGCTCCGCAAGAGCGGCTACCAGCAAGCGCTCAAAGATCACGGCATTGCCTACGACGCGCAGTTGGTCAACGAATGCAGCAACGAGAATGCATTCCGCCCCGAGATCGGTGCCGAGACCGTGGCCCAACTCATTGAGTCAGGCATTTCGTTCGACGCGCTCATTGCCCAGTCGGATCCCATGGCGTTTGCCGCCGTAATGGAGCTACAGCGCCGGGGCCTTCACGTGCCCAACGACGTGCAAGTCATCGGCTTTGACAACTCGCCCATATGCGAACTTTGCAATCCAAAGTTAAGCTCTGTCGCAAACAACATGCGCCTGACTGGTGAGAAGGCGATGGAGGCGATTATCGACCTGATCGAAGAACGCCCATTCGCCCACCCCAAGCTGCCCCCTTCGCTAACCCAACGAGAGAGCACCGTAAAAAAGAAAACGCGCTAACCCACGCTAACAAGCTCTGGCGCTGACTGCTCGTTGGCCGCTTCCATCTGGCGTATCCGCGCGATGCGCTCGCGGAAAGGCTGATCCAGCTCGACCAAACCGAGCGGCTCCAATTCGGCAAGCTCGTCAACCGGGCGGGCGTGTTGGCGAATTAAGTCACCAAAGTCTGCCATGCCCTTTTCCTGCAATGCAGCGTAGCTTATTTGGTAGTGGTTTACCGACACACCATCGTATCGCTTGTTGATTATTTGCTTCAGGCTTTCGCCGTAGTCTGCGACTACTTTGTAATGTCGCAGGACGCCCGTAAACCCCGCAATACGCGCACCAAAAATCGCGTGCGAATTCAGCACGAGGGGCCTCACACTGCCCGAATAGTGGAAGAACGGTGTTTTCGTCGCAAAGTCCCGCACGCCGAATAAATCCATGCGCAATCCACCCATCAAACCCTGCAGGGATGGCTTAGCCAGTTGGTTGCGATGCAGTCTGGTGTTAAAATGAAATGACCGTAGCTGATAGCCGGAAAGATAAAGGTTCGGGTAAAGCGCGCGAAAGGTCGCTAAGTCCGGTGATGCGATGAACTCGGCCTCCAGGCTCTCGCCACAGGCGTCGATCATGTGCGCGACCAGCGCGTTCTGCCCCTGCGACTCCAGATGCTCAATCAGGGCATGCAGCGGCAAGTGCTGGCGGTAAGGCCAGTCAAAGTGTTCATCGCAATCGGCCACCAAGCACCAACGATTGTGCCCAAACTGATCCAAAGCCCACTCGCGCGCGACCACGTGATGCTCGCGGAATGGCAACCGACAGCGGTAGATGCTGACGTCGTCATACGACTGAGCGATGCGGATGGTTTGATCCTGAGAGCCGTTGTCCAGGACGACAATATGGCCAAAGCCGAGCTCACGGTGATGCTCAATAAACGATGGCAGGTAATGCTGCGCATCGTGCACAATCGTCACCAGCAGTGGTCGGTCGTCCGCAGGCGAAAAGGCTGACTGGATGCACTCCAAATGACGCTCTACTCGCCGCCGGCGCCAGGGCTTCATGCCGATAAAAAAACCGGCCGCCAAAAGCCGGCGTGCCCTCCTCTTCCATTGCCTCGCAGTAGTCATTAGTTTGTAGTAAATCGTTAGCAGCCATTTTAGTAGCAAGACTTGTGCGCATATAAAAGCTCAAAGCCCAAAAGAGAGCCGGGTCTATTGCTCAGATTCGCGATTAGGATCCTTCAGCATGCAGGCAAAAATCGCGGCAATGGTCAAAGCGCCCAGATAAATAGTCAGCGCATGCGCCATTTCCGGCCAGCCATGCGCCTGCGTATCCCCCGCGAGGAGCAGACCGGGAAAGGTCTGCAAAAGCGTCACCCCGGCAAAGCCCATGGTGTTGATGATGCCCAGCGCCGTGCCACTCAACGAAGCCGGTGCCGCTCGGCCCGCCACCGCGAACGCCAGAATATTCATGCCCCCAAACAGGCCAAAGCCAAACCGCAGCAGGTAGATAACGCCCAGCGGCAACATCCCGGTAAAAAAGATTGCCCCGGTCACAACCAAGTGCCCGATCACACCGACCAGAATCAGCTTTTTAACACTATAGCGACCAGCCAACCAACCAGCAACCGGGCTCCCAATGGCCCAACCCAGGAAAATCAACGCGTTGGCGACGGCGACCTCTTCCACCGGTAAGTCATAGGCGTATTGAAATGTCGCGTTCCACAAACCGGCAAAGCCCAGCAGCACGCCCATGCTCAAAAAATAAAACCCGCCCACGAGCCATATCTGCCGGTTCATCACCAGCTCGCCGACGCTTTTAGCCAAGTTACTTTGGCTGGTGTGCTTGGGTGGCGGTTGATCCGCCGGATGGTCCCGGACCACTGCCCAGATCGTGCCGGCCAAAATAAAACCAAACACCGCGGATACGCCGATCTGCGTGCGCCAAGTGACGTGCGATTCCAGGTAGCGGGACAGTAAATCAAAGCCCGCCGCGCCGGCCACACCGGTCATCTCCGTGAGCCCGACAAACAGCGCGAACTTCTCCTTCGGGATCCAGCGCCCCGCCAAAAAACTGGCACCCACAAAACTAAACGATGCGCCCAGCCCCATGAGCAGCCGCCCCAGCCCAGCAAAAACCAAGCTGTCTGACATTGCGAAAACACAGGCTCCCGCCGCACAGACCAGCGCGGAGATCGTCATCAACAGCCGCGGGCTCCATCGGTCCAGCATCACGCCAACAGGCACCTGCATCATTGCGTAGGCCACCGAAAACAAAGCTGTGAGCACGCCCACGCTGGTCACCGTCGCATGTAGGTCGGTCTGGATCTCTTTGGAAAAGACAGCCACCGAAACCTGCATCGAAAACTGATACAGCACGAAGACCGAGGCTACGCCCCATACAAAATACGGCTGCCAAACACGCATCAGCGCATACTGCGTGCCGCAACCAACTTCGCAAGCCTGGACCTAGAGCACTCTCACTTTAAATAGTCCGCTCAGGCCGCTGTGATTTTGTGTGTCCAGCAAGGCGCGAGGAGCGAAGCGGGCTGGAAGCCCGTGAGCGACGAGCAACGCTGCTGGCACGCAAAAGCACACGGTTACAAGCTTGGGGCGCAAATGAAAGGTCGCGGCGTTGGAACCTCAATCACGGGCTTCTAGCCCGCTCAATCGGCTCCGCCTTGCGCTGCATTCATTTGCGCTCCCACCTGAGCGGGCTACTTAAAGTGAGAGTGCTCTAATCCAAAGACGCAGTCACGTCCGCAGCCTCGTCCTGATAGAAGTCACGAAAGCTTTTGCGCAGCACTCCGGAGATTGCTTCAAAATCCTCCGGCGTTGTTTTTAACAAGATCAAAGCCTGCTGATCGCCGAGGTTAAACCAGATCTCGCCGATGGCTTCCGCATAGGGCGTCCCGGGGTCCACGACGTAGTCTATTTCATAAAACGTCTTTCCGAATATACGCGGCGCACGCACACGCTCACGGGTGACGACTTCGCCATCACCATTATAAAACTCGCGCACTTTGATCTCCTTGGGCGGGCTGATCCGCACCAGGCCTTGATCATCACGCACAAACTCAGCCCGTGTGCCGATTGCCGTCTCCAGTTTGTTCGCGTATTCGCGTATGGAGCGATCCAGCGGACCCGGCACCATAGCGCCTTCGGGGAGTAGATACATCGCGCACTCAACGCCTTCCTTATAGGGGAGGTCAATTTCCATCGACTGCTCACGACTGCCCGAAAAGATGTTGAACGGTCGCGGCAAGGGACCGCACAGGCGCAAATCACCCGCGCGGATGATCATTTTGCGCGCCGTGTAGGTGTCGACAATTTCTTCCTCCATCTCCACGGTGGCAGGAGTCAGCCGGTCCAATGGCACACGGAGTATTTGGCCATCGACTGAAAAGGCCGACAAAAGCGAACAGGCAATGAGCGCCATCAACTGGTATTGGCGAGTCATGGCTTATTGATAGAGTCCAGCCAAGCCGGTGTTGTAGTCATTCTCCGAAAGATACTCAAAGGAGATGCGGCGATAGGAGCGCACCAGCGGCGTTCCGGGAGGATAGCTGCCTTGCGCAAAAAGCAGGTTAAAGCCCCAATTCCGGTTCGGCGGCACGTAGTAATCATTAAAGTTGTCGGGCGCGCCTTCCGGGCGGACCTCACTCTCGAATAGGGATACCAGCGATCCGCGAATCGTCAGCGTGCGACCGGACCCCCAATACTCCAAGAAGCGCGGCAAGTTAATCACCCCGAGGCTTTGCGGCCGGGAAGGATCACGGTCGCCATAATAGGGCCCCTTCAGGTCGGGCGGTGTTCCGCAAACCATGGCCGCCGCGATCTCCATATGGCTGACCGCCGGACGCTTGCTTTGAATGTTGTTGCGGCCGTCCACATCACTGTGTTTGCGATTGTCCGGCCAATTGCTGGACAACACGGTGATGCTATCGGCCATGATGGCGGCAGGCTGCTCGGAGCTGTTGTCCGGATTAGTGGCGGAGTTGCTTTGTTTGCTCCCATCTGCGTTGAAGTTGCCCACCGTGTAGAGCGGTGCATTCGTGGCGATCGTGAAACCGGGGTCCGCCTGGCCACTGGGCGCTGGAATTTCCTCGGCATCGATGATCATCAGCGCCATATCGTCCATGACCTGCGGCACAATATTGTAGGTATTTTTCCCGGTCGATGTCCCATAATCGAAAGCGCCGTCTCCGTTGCTATCGGCTGTGCTCGTGGGGAATTCCACATAGACAACGCCGTTCCAGTGCTTATCGACATCGTAAGTTCCATTAAAGCCGGTGGCCCCGTTGTTCTTGCTATCAACATACGAGGCCAGTTTTTCCAAATCGAGGTAAACCACGTCGATCTCCTTGTTCTCACGATGGTCGTAGAGGCCTCCGGAAACGCCGTCACCGTCGGTGGTATAGGTTCTGGTCTGTTC
This window harbors:
- a CDS encoding glycosyltransferase, which translates into the protein MEDIYLKPPEAKRSRRARKRERIALVSTHGYVAAEPPLGLPDTGGQVVYVLELAKKLAQLGYAVDIWTRRFEDQPETEKVDDHVQIIRMKCGGKEFIPKEYLYKKLPEWTENALRYIGKKKFKYAFINSHYWDAGLAGQHMAEELDIPHIHTPHSIGSWKQKLMRGDFPDDEQRLEETYNFSRRIHHENTLYRECDMVVATSPIQLDMFKDDYGIDGDKLVMIPPGYDDNRFFQISKASRESIRESMGYAPDAKVISCIGRLARNKGMDLLVDAFAVVARKHDKAILRLAVGSENDQTTEDPMLKELMEKIEAHGIQDRVILSGSLDDPDMPDFYRAADIFCLPSRYEPFGMTAIEAMACGTPTVVTTHGGLFRTLTYGVDALYADSFDAEDFGYTILKALRHPAIHNRLAYGGAHKVRSLFTWTGIAQQLLKVVEGRSTPRLEVTPAG
- a CDS encoding flavin reductase family protein, encoding MILDFANLTKGQAYQVMTHCIIPRPVAWILTENENGSHNLAPYSYFQAIGSEPPTVMVSMGFKPGGVKKDTLINIERNQHYVIHIANCELADAVNLSAKPITYNESEVELCGLQTEAVDGWPLPRIQQAPVAFHCRLIQVDLISGMSVVYGEILHAWIDDNILAPAPIPNVPELPQADKLNPLARLGYMSYASLGEIFERERPK
- a CDS encoding alpha-L-arabinofuranosidase C-terminal domain-containing protein, translating into MFSRLTPTLALLVATAAHATNPVQITVHDQAQHTLDPRVFGQFLERPSWGEHGPEEATDAQGNLPPKIVGMLAEMDIPIVRWPGGTDNDYTNWSDMVSNAPGRSPERPDTVGHTGEAVTNRMGYDEYAELARELHWQTIIPVNLLDGVLLRKPLDEAALHAAGLVAYCNAPVGAKLPAGMPDWPAVRAKNGHPEPYDFQYVQLGNETWIGKWKKLFKDQFDEGDVDAQTARYLETVKAYIQAIKTVDPDIQIIMDLNFPGDNRTVFSDPYVKANVDFVAHHIYAPMRVDNKNFGHWMKGKEPVGMTSDEWEYAFNAMPGAFDEQGQCIAFGDRLDLARELGYEVAITEWNWNGWGFGSIKDQIDFNHQHAAAVGVGGYLNGMIRQGDIIKIANQSMLVGHGWGIAAIQYNKSDIEPIYYNAQGAVTTLYNKNHGDQVLSIDIENAPIREQPYMMGVNTAPGNVATVDAVATRSAHVLYLHLVNRDPSEEIELSIDLSAFQLPSTEATLLTLIGVPEKDVETEGAWIKTIETKVEVDDDQLTLTLPPSTVANVKLPIGP
- a CDS encoding sulfatase-like hydrolase/transferase, which produces MSSPTQRPNVILITTDQQRWDALALNRPTTELRTPRLDELAAGGLNCTRAYTTCPVCIPARRSLLSGLHPQTHGLYGYEDGLEWEAPVSTPGLLGQAGYQTQLIGKLHLYPQRKRYGYDHMIRTESPNDRWDTEVQAVNDWARALKREGITQHVNNIGIDGNGRNARPWDMEERYHHTSWLTDQAVDFITELRDPSSPFFLHLSYWAPHPPLIPPQAYWDMYANHNTVPVLGDWAPDLPWRPGTSNTGAVGPFREDEMHEAIRGYYGLVTHIDHRIDYFLSRAFGYGSPRANEPTLIIFTSDHGEMLGDHHLWRKSLPYEASARVPFFFAWRNMDLKQGSFDGLVSLEDVAATVFDLCGVELPEQYGNELDSRSLAPALRGETCHTRDRLFGECTGVGTHNYLVEGPWKYIWFAKTNEEQLFNVLEDPDELHDCSGTHADLLPQFRTHMAEYLKDRADRTYDQSALKPCENQPPRVFWEGRS
- a CDS encoding LacI family DNA-binding transcriptional regulator — translated: MAQNGTPPQKARKKGASRQTSLRDIAQDLGVSLSLVSKVLSGRLGTTKVREEVKASILRRAEELNYRPNSLASALQSGRTGTIGLIVHPSGVRGSGLFEEFLRGLTAVLEQQNLRLWLRYFEDNGAFYPQWHKYSAREVDGLIVAGIHHYEMDECLIKLVEEKLPVVTAFALDTVKGIPNVNPNPDDSSYLATKHLIENGCKRIAYIDNFELRKSGYQQALKDHGIAYDAQLVNECSNENAFRPEIGAETVAQLIESGISFDALIAQSDPMAFAAVMELQRRGLHVPNDVQVIGFDNSPICELCNPKLSSVANNMRLTGEKAMEAIIDLIEERPFAHPKLPPSLTQRESTVKKKTR
- a CDS encoding glycosyltransferase family 2 protein, which encodes MKPWRRRRVERHLECIQSAFSPADDRPLLVTIVHDAQHYLPSFIEHHRELGFGHIVVLDNGSQDQTIRIAQSYDDVSIYRCRLPFREHHVVAREWALDQFGHNRWCLVADCDEHFDWPYRQHLPLHALIEHLESQGQNALVAHMIDACGESLEAEFIASPDLATFRALYPNLYLSGYQLRSFHFNTRLHRNQLAKPSLQGLMGGLRMDLFGVRDFATKTPFFHYSGSVRPLVLNSHAIFGARIAGFTGVLRHYKVVADYGESLKQIINKRYDGVSVNHYQISYAALQEKGMADFGDLIRQHARPVDELAELEPLGLVELDQPFRERIARIRQMEAANEQSAPELVSVG